The following coding sequences are from one Paenibacillus tundrae window:
- the yabP gene encoding sporulation protein YabP, with protein MVEHGKAKQHHLSMQNRKLLDLTGVSNVESFDSEEFLLQTELGHLTIRGHNLHIKNLSLEEGLLSIEGTVSSLQYLDPGSQSKNSKGLFGKMFR; from the coding sequence ATGGTTGAGCACGGGAAGGCTAAACAGCATCATTTGAGCATGCAAAATCGGAAACTGTTAGATCTGACAGGCGTCTCCAATGTGGAGAGCTTCGACAGTGAAGAATTTTTGCTTCAGACTGAACTTGGGCATCTGACCATCCGGGGGCACAATTTACATATCAAAAACCTGAGCCTGGAGGAAGGTCTACTGTCCATTGAGGGCACGGTAAGCTCACTTCAATATCTAGATCCCGGTTCTCAAAGTAAGAACAGCAAAGGCCTGTTTGGCAAGATGTTCCGATGA
- a CDS encoding HU family DNA-binding protein, protein MNKTDLINNISTKSGLTKKDVESVLNGFLGEITDALASGDKVQLIGFGTFETRKRSGRTGRNPQTGNEIVIPESIVPAFKAGNKLKEAVK, encoded by the coding sequence ATGAACAAAACAGATCTGATTAACAACATTTCCACCAAAAGCGGTTTGACTAAAAAGGACGTTGAATCCGTATTGAACGGCTTTTTGGGAGAAATTACAGATGCACTTGCTAGCGGAGACAAAGTACAATTGATCGGCTTTGGCACTTTTGAGACCCGCAAACGTTCCGGTCGTACTGGCCGTAACCCACAAACAGGGAATGAGATCGTGATTCCTGAGTCCATCGTTCCTGCATTCAAAGCAGGTAACAAACTTAAAGAAGCCGTAAAATAA
- the mazG gene encoding nucleoside triphosphate pyrophosphohydrolase, which produces MSAALTVVGLGSGDADQLTVGIIKKMKQAAILYVRTLDHPVLHDLKQEGLEMTSFDAIYEAKDSFPEVYDEIANRLIEAARQGETGTEIVYAVPGHPMVAEASVRLLKERCPQMGISLRVMGGESFLDEAFIRLGFDPIEGFQLLDASSLNTELVQPQLHTLIGQVYDVFTASDVKLCLMDVYPDDYPVFVGHALGVQGQEVIHKIPLHDLDRIEGYGNLSLIYVPKNTDDALRRRSFARLHEIVNILRSPGGCPWDQEQTHQSIRKNLIEETYEVIETIDEDDPDHMKEELGDLLLQILLHSQMEEELGTFNVYDVIEGLNDKLIFRHPHVFGENQAEDANEALQNWEQMKAEEKKRKGLDQQHVSILDGIPRDLPALMKGYKLQKKAAKVGFDWDDVNGVFSKIEEELAELKEAVQQNQTAEEQKLELGDLLFAAANVARFIDTDPEEALAATNRKFTQRFQYIEAQLREQGRTLADSNVDEMEQYWQAAKKAGL; this is translated from the coding sequence ATGAGTGCAGCTTTAACCGTAGTAGGTCTTGGATCAGGAGATGCAGATCAACTAACTGTAGGTATTATCAAAAAAATGAAACAAGCGGCCATATTGTATGTCCGCACATTGGATCATCCCGTATTGCATGATCTGAAGCAGGAAGGGCTGGAGATGACATCGTTTGATGCCATCTACGAGGCGAAGGACTCCTTCCCTGAGGTGTACGACGAGATTGCAAATCGTCTAATTGAAGCGGCTCGGCAAGGCGAGACTGGAACAGAGATTGTATACGCTGTACCAGGTCATCCTATGGTGGCAGAGGCGAGTGTACGCCTGTTGAAGGAACGTTGCCCACAGATGGGGATCTCACTTCGAGTGATGGGCGGTGAGAGTTTCCTCGATGAGGCATTTATACGACTAGGCTTTGACCCGATTGAGGGGTTCCAGCTTTTGGACGCCAGCAGTTTGAACACGGAGTTAGTGCAGCCGCAACTACATACGCTCATTGGACAAGTCTATGACGTATTCACTGCGTCAGACGTGAAGCTGTGCTTGATGGACGTGTACCCAGACGATTATCCTGTATTTGTTGGACATGCCCTGGGGGTTCAGGGACAAGAGGTCATTCACAAGATACCGCTCCACGATCTGGATCGCATCGAGGGTTATGGCAACCTTTCACTCATTTATGTGCCCAAAAATACAGATGATGCTTTGCGTCGGCGCTCATTTGCCCGTTTGCATGAGATTGTCAACATTCTGCGCAGCCCAGGCGGCTGCCCTTGGGATCAGGAGCAGACACACCAGTCTATCCGCAAAAACCTGATTGAAGAAACCTATGAGGTCATTGAAACCATCGACGAAGATGATCCCGACCACATGAAGGAAGAGCTGGGGGATCTGTTACTTCAGATTCTGCTTCACTCGCAGATGGAGGAAGAATTAGGTACATTTAATGTGTATGATGTTATTGAGGGTCTGAATGATAAGCTCATCTTCCGTCACCCGCATGTGTTTGGTGAGAATCAAGCAGAAGATGCGAATGAAGCTCTGCAAAACTGGGAACAGATGAAGGCAGAGGAGAAGAAGCGCAAGGGGCTGGATCAACAGCATGTTTCCATATTAGACGGAATACCGCGTGATTTGCCTGCTCTGATGAAGGGATATAAGTTACAGAAGAAAGCAGCTAAGGTAGGCTTCGACTGGGATGACGTTAATGGCGTATTTAGCAAAATTGAAGAAGAGCTGGCTGAGCTGAAAGAAGCTGTACAGCAAAATCAAACTGCAGAAGAACAGAAGCTGGAGCTAGGCGATTTGTTATTTGCTGCTGCCAACGTGGCGCGATTCATTGATACCGATCCAGAAGAGGCGCTGGCGGCGACGAACCGCAAATTCACACAACGCTTCCAATACATTGAGGCACAGTTGCGTGAACAGGGTCGTACCCTTGCAGATAGCAATGTAGACGAGATGGAGCAATACTGGCAGGCAGCTAAGAAGGCAGGGCTATAA
- a CDS encoding S1 domain-containing RNA-binding protein: MAIEVGTKLEGKVTGITHFGAFVDLSGGVTGLVHISEIADNYVKDVNDHLKLNDQVTVKVINVDKDGKIGLSIKQAVDKPVEQQTQSRPPRAPRPERSGGDRERFSGGGPSGGQGRGGGGGFNRDRGGRSFKPAAGKPSFEDKMSRFLKDSEERISSLKKNTEGKRGGRGAKRV; this comes from the coding sequence ATGGCAATTGAAGTGGGCACCAAGTTAGAGGGCAAGGTGACAGGAATCACGCATTTTGGAGCATTTGTGGATCTGTCAGGAGGTGTCACGGGTCTCGTTCACATCTCGGAAATCGCCGACAATTACGTCAAAGATGTCAACGACCACCTGAAGCTGAATGACCAAGTTACAGTAAAGGTTATCAACGTTGACAAGGATGGCAAGATCGGACTTTCCATTAAGCAAGCTGTTGACAAACCGGTTGAGCAACAAACACAATCCAGACCTCCGAGAGCTCCAAGACCGGAACGCAGTGGAGGAGATCGCGAACGATTCAGCGGCGGAGGCCCAAGTGGTGGCCAAGGTCGTGGTGGTGGCGGCGGATTTAACCGTGACCGCGGAGGCCGTTCTTTCAAGCCCGCAGCAGGCAAACCTTCATTTGAGGATAAAATGTCACGCTTCCTGAAAGATAGTGAAGAGCGGATTTCTTCGCTCAAGAAAAACACAGAAGGCAAACGCGGAGGCCGTGGAGCTAAGCGCGTATAG
- the yabQ gene encoding spore cortex biosynthesis protein YabQ has translation MSPETQWITLMWMLLSGAVMGVAYDSYRVLSGQLRFPRWSIHTLDLFYWVASALFVFRMLYAGNHGQLRFYVFLGLILGVCFYFWLLSVTTQRFVVMLIKLARTLIHWCGHILNILIVMPAKGVYKLVRVLLGFLLAILLFLGKLVLQCLVPFGKLFRWMFRPLLKYWVTPRFLIRAGASIAAIWRRLF, from the coding sequence ATGAGTCCAGAAACACAATGGATCACATTGATGTGGATGCTGCTTTCGGGAGCCGTGATGGGAGTGGCCTATGACAGTTACCGGGTACTGTCCGGTCAACTTCGGTTTCCGAGATGGAGCATCCACACGCTCGATCTATTCTATTGGGTTGCCTCCGCGCTGTTCGTTTTTCGGATGCTATACGCCGGGAACCACGGACAACTGCGGTTTTATGTCTTTTTGGGGCTGATTTTGGGGGTTTGCTTCTATTTTTGGCTTTTAAGTGTTACAACCCAGCGTTTTGTGGTAATGTTAATTAAACTCGCAAGAACGCTGATTCATTGGTGTGGACATATCCTTAACATCCTGATCGTTATGCCAGCTAAAGGAGTGTACAAGTTAGTTCGTGTGCTGCTAGGTTTTTTGCTCGCGATCCTGCTATTCCTCGGCAAGTTGGTATTGCAATGTTTGGTACCATTCGGTAAGTTGTTCCGCTGGATGTTTAGGCCGCTCCTGAAATATTGGGTAACGCCACGCTTTTTGATCCGTGCGGGTGCAAGTATTGCAGCGATATGGAGACGCTTGTTTTAA
- a CDS encoding FtsB family cell division protein, producing MGKKPVGRSTVPTGQVKSAGARRRLMLWMTFVIVFVIWAGYTFLVQSAQISDKSSHLATQQASKEDTLKRLDQLKYEVSRLKDPEYIGQLARKKGYYLPEETPIKVEESGN from the coding sequence ATGGGTAAAAAGCCTGTGGGTAGATCCACAGTTCCAACAGGTCAAGTTAAATCTGCGGGTGCACGAAGACGTCTAATGCTTTGGATGACATTTGTGATTGTTTTTGTCATTTGGGCAGGATATACCTTCCTTGTTCAGAGTGCGCAGATTTCGGACAAGAGCTCACATCTAGCTACACAGCAAGCTTCTAAGGAAGATACGTTGAAAAGGCTAGATCAGTTGAAGTATGAGGTCAGTCGGTTGAAAGACCCTGAATACATAGGACAACTGGCGCGCAAAAAAGGTTACTATTTACCTGAAGAGACACCAATTAAGGTGGAAGAGTCAGGTAACTGA
- a CDS encoding RNA-binding S4 domain-containing protein yields the protein MRLDKFLKVSRLIKRRTVAKDVSEQGRVLVNGREAKPSAAVKVGDELTVQFGQKLVTVKVERLAESTKKDEASSLYTLVKEEPIAKDNGLDW from the coding sequence ATGCGTCTTGATAAATTCCTGAAGGTCTCCCGGCTGATTAAACGCCGCACTGTAGCCAAAGATGTCTCTGAACAGGGACGTGTTCTGGTAAACGGACGTGAAGCGAAACCTAGCGCCGCTGTTAAAGTGGGCGATGAGCTTACCGTTCAGTTTGGTCAGAAGCTAGTTACAGTGAAGGTGGAACGTCTTGCAGAGAGCACCAAAAAGGATGAGGCGAGCAGCCTCTATACCTTGGTTAAGGAAGAGCCGATTGCCAAGGACAACGGGCTGGACTGGTAA